The genomic region ATGCGCGGGAGCGAAGCAGCCTCCAGTTCCTTGAACTTCAGCTTTTTCGGGTTATCGACAATGTCGATGGGAGTCGCCGTGATACCCGCCTTGGGGTCAAGCTTGATAAGTCCCGCAGACTGCAGCAAAAGCAAGGCGCGGCCTTCGTTGGTGGGGTCGTTCGGAATCGCAATCGTGCCACCCTTCTTCAGATCCTTAAGAGACTTCACCTTCTTTTTGGAATTCTTCGACGGATAAAGCGCGAAAGGTTCCACATGGATACCGCCCGCATTCACAAGGTGCGTCCCCTTTTCCTTATTGAAACTTTCGAGATAAGGCAAGTGCTGGAAATAATTCGCGTCCAGTTCGCCCGATTCCAAAGCCTCATTCGGTGTAACGTAGTCGGTAAACTCAACCACCTTGAGTTCGTATCCCGCCTTGGCGAGGTCCTCTTTTACCAGGTTCAAGATAGAAGCATGCGGCTCCGGGGTTGCACCGACCTTGATGACTTCGG from uncultured Fibrobacter sp. harbors:
- a CDS encoding MetQ/NlpA family ABC transporter substrate-binding protein — its product is MNIVKISKVILSVAIAAAAAFSAEVIKVGATPEPHASILNLVKEDLAKAGYELKVVEFTDYVTPNEALESGELDANYFQHLPYLESFNKEKGTHLVNAGGIHVEPFALYPSKNSKKKVKSLKDLKKGGTIAIPNDPTNEGRALLLLQSAGLIKLDPKAGITATPIDIVDNPKKLKFKELEAASLPRILQDVDAAAINGNYAIPAGLNASTHGLFVENASSPYVNVVAVKAGNEKSAKIQALVNALKSEKVKNWIKGKYPKGEVVPVF